A stretch of the Streptomyces sp. NBC_01428 genome encodes the following:
- a CDS encoding serine hydrolase domain-containing protein, producing the protein MRTGKRSRAGAVGVAALALTAGVFTAPAQAAHDTAPAPAAHQATRRALEAAVAAGVPGVTAAARDAGGVWKTAAGVGNLATGAARGTDDRFRTGNITDTFVATVLLQMEAEKKLRLDDSVDRYLPGLVSGNGNDGRAITVRQLLNHTSGLFDYVSDPAYGQTYLAGEGYLRHRYDTLTPLLRVKVALAHPPAFGPGVRHWFSNTNDVLAALVVEKVAGRSYEDEVRRRIIEPLRLTATSNPGERTGLPRPSSRGYSRLFAAQPDRVDDVTAVNGSQNWGNGDIISSAADLNRFFGALLGGKLLPAQQLKELKTTVDNPDFPISSYGLGIERLTLGCGITLWYHDGGAVGWLSLSALTEDGSHQLTFNYNSNWGAETVLPVLDAEFCPAPSAAH; encoded by the coding sequence ATGAGGACAGGCAAGAGATCCCGGGCCGGTGCGGTCGGTGTGGCGGCGCTCGCGCTGACGGCGGGTGTGTTCACCGCCCCGGCCCAGGCGGCGCACGACACCGCCCCCGCCCCGGCCGCCCACCAGGCGACCCGGCGGGCACTCGAGGCGGCCGTCGCGGCCGGTGTCCCCGGTGTCACCGCCGCGGCGCGCGACGCCGGCGGGGTGTGGAAGACCGCCGCGGGCGTGGGCAACCTGGCCACGGGTGCCGCGCGCGGCACCGACGACCGGTTCCGCACCGGGAACATCACCGACACCTTCGTCGCGACGGTCCTGCTCCAGATGGAGGCGGAGAAGAAGCTGCGCCTGGACGACAGCGTGGACCGCTACCTGCCGGGCCTGGTCAGCGGCAACGGCAACGACGGCCGTGCGATCACCGTGCGTCAGCTCCTCAACCACACCAGCGGCCTGTTCGACTACGTCTCGGACCCGGCGTACGGGCAGACGTATCTGGCGGGCGAGGGGTACCTGCGCCACCGCTACGACACGCTGACGCCCCTGCTGCGGGTGAAGGTGGCCCTCGCGCACCCGCCGGCGTTCGGACCGGGTGTGCGGCACTGGTTCTCCAACACCAACGATGTCCTGGCCGCCCTCGTGGTGGAGAAGGTCGCCGGCCGCTCCTACGAGGACGAGGTGCGCCGGCGGATCATCGAGCCGCTCCGGCTCACGGCGACGTCGAATCCCGGCGAGCGCACCGGCCTGCCCCGGCCCAGCAGCCGCGGCTACTCCCGGCTGTTCGCCGCGCAGCCGGACCGGGTCGACGACGTGACCGCGGTCAACGGCTCGCAGAACTGGGGCAACGGCGACATCATCTCCAGCGCCGCGGACCTGAACCGCTTCTTCGGGGCGCTGCTGGGCGGAAAGCTGCTGCCGGCGCAGCAGCTGAAGGAACTCAAGACGACCGTCGACAACCCCGACTTCCCCATCTCGTCCTACGGGCTGGGCATCGAGCGGCTCACGCTGGGCTGCGGCATCACCCTCTGGTATCACGACGGCGGCGCAGTGGGGTGGCTGTCGCTGTCCGCCCTGACCGAGGACGGCAGCCACCAGCTGACGTTCAACTACAACAGCAACTGGGGTGCGGAAACGGTCCTGCCCGTCCTGGACGCCGAGTTCTGCCCGGCGCCGTCCGCCGCGCACTGA
- a CDS encoding polyketide synthase, producing the protein MDVTADLMDEREVLTRFKAGRLERAQAVRILTALMSTGTARHPGPQQPLPAHGAHRPTGSGAGITQSPPAGLARNAAPAGEATPGQARSATPAPVNHPAPAAPARPPHAPARTTPAPAPTTPSAPARPAQDPSTPMAQDTCDPVGRPAGEARIRETGAVGADGPEADLDRYAVVGIAGRYPGAADLHLHWHNLREGRDTSCAGPLDRPGGPLLEPGLRGHFLAGAAEFDAEFFGLDPAEAALMDPQARLFQEIVWEALEDAGCTGSRLDRLTGPDGSPRAVGVFAGVSSADYALLAAQDWSRGRPMPAAGHGDLAAGLAARLRLSGPAHAVDSATTSALAAVHLAVGALRRGECAAAVAGGVELLLHPSRARDTAGEGAGALVLKPLARALADGDHIHAVLSDTTCPSPRPPAPSRQSGPPAPGPGVRESEATTARRIGDAGAATGIAALTSAVLQLRTATLAPAPGRPAAKAWPRPRTPHGQELPRTALVELAPAHGPRVTALLEEFPPPPTGPTTQPAPAQAPTPAHVPARVPGSGPEQAAAGEELVLLSAPTPAHLAALAARLADWIAPATTPPAEPIAPAGTEPADRTTPPTAPDTTPDGGAPATPASAPGPKPAPAPAVGAPASLGALARTLRTGRAALPCRLALTVRDLPRLHTALTRFAAQPHSTQSVQDVQGEGIVSADLRSAPHDPYALAGVPETGDYLAALWHAGRLEQLRRLWLSGLPVDWAALERRAGAGAMVVPLPPSPLLRRPLWLGDTHPTAAPADEAGRAGAAGESS; encoded by the coding sequence ATGGACGTCACAGCGGATCTCATGGACGAACGCGAAGTCCTCACCCGCTTCAAGGCGGGACGTCTGGAACGGGCACAGGCCGTCCGCATCCTCACGGCCCTGATGTCCACCGGCACCGCCCGGCACCCGGGCCCGCAGCAGCCGTTGCCCGCCCACGGTGCACACCGGCCGACCGGATCCGGGGCCGGCATCACGCAGTCCCCGCCGGCCGGCCTCGCCCGCAACGCGGCACCGGCGGGGGAGGCGACGCCGGGGCAGGCGCGGTCGGCGACGCCTGCCCCGGTGAACCACCCGGCCCCGGCCGCACCGGCCCGGCCCCCGCACGCGCCCGCACGGACCACACCCGCGCCCGCCCCCACCACGCCGTCCGCCCCGGCACGGCCGGCACAGGACCCCTCCACCCCGATGGCACAGGACACCTGCGACCCGGTGGGCCGGCCGGCGGGGGAGGCCCGCATCCGGGAAACAGGTGCCGTCGGCGCCGACGGACCCGAAGCGGACCTGGACCGGTACGCGGTGGTGGGGATCGCCGGACGCTACCCCGGCGCGGCCGACCTGCACCTGCACTGGCACAACCTGCGCGAGGGGCGGGACACCTCCTGCGCCGGGCCGCTGGACCGGCCCGGCGGACCCCTGCTCGAACCCGGCCTGCGCGGCCACTTCCTGGCCGGGGCAGCCGAGTTCGACGCGGAGTTCTTCGGACTGGACCCCGCCGAAGCCGCCCTGATGGACCCCCAGGCACGCCTGTTCCAGGAGATCGTCTGGGAGGCCCTGGAGGACGCCGGCTGCACCGGCTCCCGCCTGGACCGGCTGACCGGACCCGACGGCAGCCCCCGCGCCGTGGGCGTGTTCGCCGGCGTGAGCTCCGCCGACTACGCCCTGCTCGCCGCCCAGGACTGGAGCCGTGGCCGGCCCATGCCCGCCGCCGGCCACGGCGACCTCGCCGCCGGCCTCGCCGCCCGCCTCCGACTCAGCGGCCCCGCCCACGCCGTCGACAGCGCCACCACCTCCGCACTCGCCGCCGTGCACCTCGCCGTCGGCGCCCTGCGGCGCGGAGAATGCGCCGCGGCCGTCGCCGGCGGCGTCGAACTGCTGCTGCACCCCTCACGCGCCCGCGACACGGCCGGCGAGGGAGCCGGCGCCCTCGTCCTCAAGCCCCTCGCCCGGGCCCTCGCCGACGGCGACCACATCCACGCCGTACTCAGCGACACCACCTGCCCAAGCCCCCGACCCCCCGCACCCTCCCGGCAGTCCGGCCCGCCCGCCCCCGGCCCCGGCGTCCGCGAGAGCGAAGCGACGACCGCGCGCCGCATCGGCGACGCCGGCGCGGCCACCGGGATCGCGGCCCTGACCTCCGCCGTCCTCCAGCTGCGCACCGCCACCCTCGCACCCGCACCGGGCCGCCCCGCCGCCAAGGCCTGGCCCCGCCCGCGCACCCCGCACGGACAGGAACTGCCGCGCACCGCCCTCGTCGAACTCGCCCCCGCCCACGGCCCCCGCGTCACAGCCCTCCTCGAGGAGTTCCCGCCCCCGCCGACCGGCCCCACCACCCAGCCGGCACCCGCACAGGCACCGACACCTGCACACGTACCGGCACGGGTGCCGGGGTCCGGTCCGGAGCAGGCGGCGGCAGGTGAGGAACTCGTGCTGCTGTCCGCGCCCACCCCGGCCCACCTCGCGGCGCTGGCCGCCCGCCTCGCCGACTGGATCGCCCCCGCCACCACCCCACCCGCCGAGCCGATCGCCCCGGCCGGCACGGAACCCGCCGACCGCACCACCCCACCCACCGCCCCGGACACCACCCCCGACGGGGGCGCGCCCGCCACCCCGGCATCCGCCCCCGGCCCGAAGCCGGCCCCCGCACCCGCTGTGGGCGCGCCGGCCTCACTCGGCGCGCTGGCCCGGACCCTGCGCACGGGCCGTGCCGCACTGCCCTGCCGGCTCGCCCTGACCGTCCGCGACCTGCCCCGACTCCACACGGCACTGACCCGGTTCGCGGCCCAACCGCACAGCACGCAGAGTGTGCAGGACGTGCAGGGTGAGGGGATCGTCAGCGCCGACCTGCGCTCGGCCCCGCACGACCCCTACGCCCTCGCCGGTGTGCCCGAGACCGGCGACTACCTGGCCGCGCTGTGGCACGCCGGGCGGCTGGAGCAGCTGAGGCGGCTGTGGCTGTCCGGCCTGCCCGTCGACTGGGCCGCCCTGGAGCGGCGCGCCGGTGCCGGCGCCATGGTGGTGCCCCTGCCCCCGTCGCCTCTCCTGCGCCGTCCGCTGTGGCTGGGCGACACCCACCCCACCGCCGCCCCGGCGGACGAGGCCGGTCGGGCCGGTGCAGCGGGGGAGTCGAGCTGA
- a CDS encoding FMN-binding negative transcriptional regulator, with the protein MFVPSSYREPDSSWMVDLIRANPLALAAANGRPEDGPFATHLPVIFDPDTSGEWTGELPGATLLGHMNRANPHWAALESGSVLLLTFTGPHSYVSPTVYEVTPAAPTWNFTAVHVRGVVEKIDSVQETLGVVESTVRAFEGRFGDGWDMTASLGYFRKIAPAVGAFRFTVTGAEGMFKLSQEQPGEVRERVRESFGQSACTYKRETAGLMSRLP; encoded by the coding sequence ATGTTCGTGCCCAGCTCCTACCGTGAACCGGACAGTTCGTGGATGGTGGACCTGATCCGCGCCAATCCCCTGGCCCTCGCGGCCGCCAACGGCCGCCCCGAGGACGGCCCGTTCGCCACCCACCTGCCGGTCATCTTCGACCCCGACACCTCGGGGGAGTGGACGGGCGAACTGCCCGGCGCCACCCTCCTGGGACACATGAACCGGGCGAACCCGCACTGGGCGGCACTGGAGTCGGGCAGCGTCCTGCTGCTGACGTTCACCGGCCCGCACTCCTACGTCTCACCCACCGTCTACGAGGTGACCCCGGCCGCCCCGACGTGGAACTTCACCGCCGTCCACGTGCGGGGCGTGGTGGAGAAGATCGACTCGGTGCAGGAGACCCTGGGCGTCGTGGAGTCCACCGTCCGCGCCTTCGAGGGACGGTTCGGCGACGGCTGGGACATGACCGCCTCCCTCGGCTACTTCCGCAAGATCGCGCCTGCCGTGGGAGCGTTCCGCTTCACCGTGACCGGCGCCGAGGGCATGTTCAAACTCAGCCAGGAGCAGCCCGGCGAAGTCCGCGAGCGGGTCCGGGAGTCGTTCGGGCAGAGCGCCTGCACCTACAAGCGCGAGACGGCCGGCCTGATGAGCAGGCTTCCCTGA
- the ddaH gene encoding dimethylargininase → MPSTGTALQEQTPRTQRTATPHRLLMCRPQYFGVTYSINPWMNPDKPTDTATALLQWEQLRELYVSLGHTVEVVEPVDGLPDMVFAANGATVVDGKVLGARFRHRERTAEGPAYLDWFARNGYRELLWPEHINEGEGDYLRVGRRMLAGTGFRTDARSHAEAQEFFGLPVTGLTLVDPAFYHLDTALAVLSADEIMYYPQAFSPGSRAVLRAMFPDAVLADAQDAAVFGLNAFSDGLNVLLPQAATGLIGRLKERGFNPIGVSLGELLKAGGSVKCCTLDLS, encoded by the coding sequence ATGCCGTCGACCGGCACCGCACTCCAGGAACAGACACCCCGCACCCAGCGCACCGCGACCCCGCACCGTCTGCTCATGTGCCGCCCGCAGTACTTCGGCGTGACCTACAGCATCAACCCGTGGATGAACCCCGACAAGCCGACCGACACCGCCACCGCCCTGCTCCAGTGGGAGCAACTGCGCGAGCTGTACGTGTCCTTGGGACACACCGTCGAGGTCGTCGAGCCCGTCGACGGGCTCCCGGACATGGTGTTCGCCGCCAACGGCGCCACCGTGGTGGACGGCAAGGTCCTCGGCGCCCGCTTCCGCCACCGTGAGCGCACCGCGGAAGGCCCCGCCTACCTCGACTGGTTCGCCCGCAACGGCTACCGCGAGCTTTTGTGGCCCGAGCACATCAACGAGGGCGAGGGCGACTACCTGCGCGTGGGACGCCGGATGCTGGCCGGCACCGGCTTTCGCACCGACGCCCGCTCCCACGCCGAGGCCCAGGAGTTCTTCGGCCTCCCCGTGACGGGCCTGACCCTGGTCGACCCCGCCTTCTACCACCTGGACACCGCGCTCGCGGTGCTCTCCGCGGACGAGATCATGTACTACCCGCAGGCCTTCAGCCCCGGCAGCCGGGCCGTGCTCAGGGCAATGTTCCCCGACGCCGTCCTCGCCGACGCGCAGGACGCCGCCGTCTTCGGCCTCAACGCCTTCAGCGACGGCCTCAACGTCCTGCTGCCCCAGGCGGCCACCGGCCTCATCGGCCGGCTCAAGGAACGCGGCTTCAACCCGATCGGCGTCAGCCTCGGCGAGCTCCTCAAAGCCGGCGGCAGCGTCAAGTGCTGCACCCTCGACCTCTCCTGA
- a CDS encoding lysine N(6)-hydroxylase/L-ornithine N(5)-oxygenase family protein, with protein MGITGRRSQEIYDVVGIGFGPSNLSLAIALEEHGASAPEHPVTSHFFERQPSFGWHRNMLLPSTTMQISFLKDLATFRNPMSRFSFVSYLHAANRLVQFVNNQDFFPTRQEFHQYLEWAAASLGDRVTYGAEVTAIRPGTEGGVARPDLVEVEVRAGDGTLSRVTARNVAISTGLVPRLPEGVNADERVWHSSQFLGRFHEQDPAGLKSVAVVGAGQSAAEITRFLHDTLPDAQVSAVIPSYGYSVADDTPFANQVFDPGAVDEYYFGNEQAQDAFWRYHRNTNYSVVDADVIQSLFQRLYDEQVRGSRRLHFRNLTRVAEVKRAGNETRVLLRSLLDDSTEELAVDALVFATGYDGLDPARLLGDFDRHFQRDAAGRHRVERDYRLVPASDLTCGVYLQGGTEHSHGLSSALLSNIAVRSGEIADSIVLGRTERELEHGCPVQAEPSTV; from the coding sequence ATGGGCATAACGGGCAGGCGCAGCCAGGAGATCTACGACGTGGTCGGTATCGGGTTCGGCCCGTCCAACCTGTCGCTCGCGATCGCCTTGGAGGAGCACGGGGCGAGCGCTCCGGAGCATCCGGTCACGTCCCATTTCTTCGAGCGGCAGCCTTCGTTCGGCTGGCACCGGAACATGCTGCTGCCGTCGACGACCATGCAGATCTCCTTCCTCAAGGACCTGGCGACCTTCAGGAATCCGATGTCCCGGTTCAGTTTCGTCTCGTATCTGCACGCGGCGAACCGGCTGGTGCAGTTCGTGAACAACCAGGACTTCTTCCCGACCCGCCAGGAGTTCCACCAGTACCTGGAGTGGGCGGCCGCGAGCCTGGGCGACCGGGTCACCTACGGTGCCGAGGTCACCGCGATCCGGCCCGGCACCGAGGGCGGGGTGGCCCGTCCCGACCTCGTCGAGGTCGAGGTCCGCGCGGGTGACGGCACCCTCAGCCGGGTGACCGCCCGCAACGTGGCCATCTCCACGGGCCTGGTGCCGCGGCTGCCGGAGGGGGTGAACGCGGACGAACGGGTGTGGCACAGCTCGCAGTTCCTGGGCCGCTTCCACGAACAGGACCCGGCCGGCCTGAAGAGCGTGGCGGTGGTCGGCGCCGGGCAGAGCGCGGCGGAGATCACCCGGTTCCTCCACGACACGCTGCCGGACGCCCAGGTCAGCGCGGTCATCCCCTCCTACGGCTACTCCGTCGCCGACGACACCCCCTTCGCCAACCAGGTCTTCGACCCCGGCGCGGTCGACGAGTACTACTTCGGCAACGAACAGGCCCAGGACGCGTTCTGGCGCTACCACCGCAACACCAACTACTCGGTGGTCGACGCCGACGTCATCCAGTCCCTCTTCCAGCGGCTGTACGACGAGCAGGTGCGCGGCAGCCGGCGGCTGCATTTCCGCAACCTGACCCGGGTCGCGGAGGTCAAGCGGGCCGGGAACGAGACGCGGGTGCTGTTGCGGTCGCTGCTGGACGACTCGACGGAGGAACTGGCCGTCGACGCCCTGGTGTTCGCCACCGGCTACGACGGCCTGGACCCGGCCCGGCTGCTCGGCGACTTCGACCGGCACTTCCAGCGGGACGCGGCGGGCCGCCACCGGGTGGAGCGCGACTACCGCCTGGTGCCCGCGTCGGATCTGACCTGCGGTGTCTATCTGCAGGGCGGCACCGAGCACAGTCACGGCCTGTCGTCGGCGCTGCTGTCGAACATCGCCGTGCGCAGCGGTGAGATCGCCGACTCGATCGTGCTGGGGCGCACCGAGCGGGAGTTGGAGCACGGCTGCCCGGTGCAGGCCGAACCCTCCACCGTCTGA
- a CDS encoding thioesterase II family protein, with protein MNSTRPALRLFVLHHAGGSHLLYRTWPAALPPSWDVRLLDAPGHGLLLDRAQITDAGRLADHLLDGIEAELDGPYALFGHSMGALLTYEITRRALARGLPLPVWAGLSARTAPQPGGQGQRYHQLSDADLRERLKLLGGTPGDVFEDPDLWALFEPVIRADLRLVETWRPDPDAVVLPVALSAYAGGADRSAPPASMTGWARHFERFLGLRVFDGGHFYFAGDPSPLLRQIRRDATAALDAATTARPR; from the coding sequence ATGAACAGCACACGACCTGCCCTGCGCCTGTTCGTCCTGCACCATGCGGGCGGCTCGCACCTGCTCTACCGCACCTGGCCCGCCGCTCTGCCCCCGTCGTGGGATGTGCGGCTGCTCGACGCCCCGGGCCACGGGCTGCTCCTGGACAGGGCGCAGATCACCGACGCCGGCCGGCTCGCGGACCATCTGCTGGACGGTATCGAGGCGGAACTGGACGGCCCCTACGCCCTGTTCGGGCACAGCATGGGCGCCCTGCTGACGTACGAGATCACCCGGCGGGCTCTCGCGCGGGGCCTGCCGCTGCCGGTGTGGGCGGGGCTCTCGGCACGGACGGCACCGCAGCCGGGCGGACAGGGTCAGCGCTACCACCAGTTGTCCGACGCCGACCTGCGGGAGCGTCTGAAGCTGCTCGGCGGCACACCCGGTGACGTCTTCGAGGACCCTGATCTGTGGGCCCTGTTCGAGCCGGTCATCCGCGCAGACCTGCGGCTGGTGGAGACCTGGCGGCCCGATCCGGACGCCGTCGTACTGCCGGTGGCGCTGTCCGCGTACGCGGGGGGCGCGGACCGCTCCGCCCCGCCCGCCTCGATGACCGGCTGGGCCCGCCACTTCGAGCGCTTCCTGGGCCTGCGGGTCTTCGACGGCGGCCACTTCTACTTCGCCGGCGATCCCTCGCCGCTGCTGCGCCAGATCCGGCGGGACGCGACCGCCGCGCTCGACGCCGCGACCACGGCCCGCCCCCGCTGA
- the argB gene encoding acetylglutamate kinase, translating to MASAVGEALPWLARHQGRTIVIKLGGHAMVDAGLTAAFARDVVFLRYAGLRPVVVHGGGPQIDAELARRGLQREFRAGLRVTSPPAMEVVRMVLAGQVQRELVGLINRFGPLAVGMTGEDGDTLTSVRHVPWIEGEPVDIGRVGDITGVNTGVVEGLLADGRIPVVSPLARSTEDGLVHNVNADTVAAALARALRAHALVMLTDVAGLYAGWPHSDEVIEQLTAGELEKLLPELSEGMVPKMTGCLHAVRGGVGAARVIDGRVPHAVLLQMFAGHRAGTLIVADPHESEPRP from the coding sequence ATGGCCTCGGCGGTCGGGGAGGCCCTGCCGTGGCTGGCCCGCCACCAGGGCCGCACGATCGTCATCAAACTCGGCGGCCATGCCATGGTCGACGCCGGCCTCACGGCGGCCTTCGCCCGCGACGTCGTCTTCCTGCGCTATGCCGGGCTGCGGCCCGTGGTGGTGCACGGCGGAGGCCCCCAGATCGACGCCGAGCTCGCGCGGCGCGGCCTGCAGCGCGAGTTCAGGGCCGGTCTGCGGGTCACCTCGCCGCCCGCGATGGAGGTGGTGCGGATGGTCCTGGCCGGTCAGGTGCAGCGCGAACTGGTCGGTCTGATCAACCGGTTCGGGCCGCTGGCCGTCGGCATGACCGGCGAGGACGGCGACACCCTCACCTCGGTGCGGCACGTGCCGTGGATCGAGGGGGAACCGGTGGACATCGGCCGGGTCGGTGACATCACGGGGGTGAACACCGGCGTCGTCGAGGGCCTGTTGGCGGACGGCCGGATCCCGGTCGTCTCACCGCTGGCCCGCAGCACCGAGGACGGCCTGGTCCACAACGTCAACGCCGACACCGTCGCCGCCGCCCTGGCGCGGGCGCTTCGGGCGCACGCGCTCGTCATGCTGACGGACGTCGCGGGCCTGTACGCGGGCTGGCCGCACAGCGACGAGGTGATCGAGCAGCTGACGGCCGGCGAGCTGGAGAAGCTCCTGCCCGAACTGAGCGAGGGCATGGTGCCCAAGATGACCGGCTGTCTGCACGCCGTGCGCGGCGGGGTGGGCGCGGCCCGGGTGATCGACGGGCGGGTCCCGCATGCGGTGCTCCTGCAGATGTTCGCCGGACACCGGGCGGGCACGCTCATCGTGGCGGACCCGCACGAGAGTGAGCCCCGTCCGTGA
- a CDS encoding 4'-phosphopantetheinyl transferase family protein, translating into MQPTALHRGHPAGPAEPDRAPPVKLWFCTNEELAAEFAQILAGAWLDAPERELAERFLFERDRHQYLIAHVLVRRVLALETGVPESEAVIWRSPRGRPFFRKPPEGLLRGGRKLDFNLSHTHGHNLLGMVRRHRIGVDVERLDRGDRGLSAVVDTFAPTEQQWVAKAPPGRPQDRRVLRLWTLKEAYSKARGLGLGLPFDSFAFELAEDNGVLGFTPPHDDSEGAPRWRFLELEPAPDVLAAVAVIVDPGSPAVLQLHHGFPWSRSVPQLIALPDPAPILP; encoded by the coding sequence ATGCAGCCCACCGCCCTGCACCGCGGCCATCCGGCCGGACCCGCGGAACCCGACCGGGCCCCGCCGGTCAAACTCTGGTTCTGCACCAACGAGGAACTCGCCGCCGAGTTCGCCCAGATCCTGGCAGGGGCCTGGCTGGACGCACCCGAACGCGAACTCGCCGAACGCTTCCTGTTCGAACGCGACCGTCACCAGTACCTCATCGCGCACGTCCTGGTGCGCCGCGTGCTGGCCCTGGAGACGGGCGTGCCCGAGTCGGAGGCCGTGATCTGGCGTTCGCCCCGCGGCCGCCCCTTCTTCCGCAAACCCCCCGAAGGGCTGCTGCGCGGCGGCCGCAAACTCGACTTCAACCTCTCCCACACCCACGGGCACAACCTGCTCGGCATGGTGCGCCGCCACCGCATCGGTGTGGACGTCGAACGTCTGGACCGCGGCGACCGCGGCCTGAGCGCCGTCGTCGACACCTTCGCGCCCACGGAACAGCAGTGGGTGGCCAAGGCGCCCCCCGGCCGGCCCCAGGACCGCCGCGTGCTGCGCCTGTGGACACTCAAGGAGGCCTACTCCAAGGCCCGCGGCCTGGGCCTTGGCCTGCCCTTCGACTCGTTCGCCTTCGAACTGGCCGAGGACAACGGCGTCCTGGGCTTCACCCCTCCCCACGACGACAGCGAAGGCGCCCCGCGCTGGCGGTTCCTGGAACTGGAACCGGCCCCCGACGTGCTGGCCGCCGTCGCGGTGATCGTCGACCCCGGCTCGCCCGCCGTGCTCCAGCTCCACCACGGCTTCCCCTGGAGCCGCAGCGTGCCCCAGCTGATCGCCCTGCCCGACCCGGCACCGATCCTGCCCTGA
- a CDS encoding LmbU family transcriptional regulator, which yields MMEHQAGRTAGSHGGPATALAQGAPQQPRTVATGARRGQVLTTRVGLQMPELMAYDEWERAGRQLADVLDSSSWWLGDWLVYGKDHYTDRYQRGIRAVGLSYQTLRNYAWVSRRFPLARRRAGLSFQHHAELASMPAEEQDRWLERAERQRWTTKQLRSALRAARRSEQQQPPAAAAEEEEAAQRLDLPGSRLQWWHRAAEQLGVDFEQWVTATLDSAAATALRDPDAPGDHAEHPQHGQDAQDAQHAQDPQDASEGQDGLVGGREAVAGVRGVAARGPAAVSPAVAPGGGRGEGREGAAGGGRAVRVRAVAVSA from the coding sequence ATGATGGAGCATCAGGCCGGTCGGACCGCGGGGTCGCACGGCGGCCCGGCCACCGCTCTCGCACAGGGCGCGCCGCAGCAGCCGCGCACGGTGGCGACCGGGGCGCGCCGGGGTCAGGTGCTGACGACCCGGGTGGGTCTGCAGATGCCGGAGCTGATGGCGTACGACGAGTGGGAGCGGGCCGGGCGTCAGCTCGCCGATGTCCTCGACTCCTCGTCGTGGTGGCTGGGCGACTGGCTGGTCTACGGCAAGGACCACTACACCGACCGCTACCAGCGCGGGATACGCGCGGTGGGGCTCTCCTACCAGACGCTGCGCAACTACGCCTGGGTGTCGCGGCGTTTTCCGCTCGCGCGGCGCCGGGCCGGCCTGAGTTTCCAGCACCATGCCGAGCTGGCGTCGATGCCGGCCGAGGAGCAGGACCGGTGGCTGGAGCGGGCCGAGCGGCAGCGGTGGACGACCAAGCAGCTGCGCAGTGCGCTGCGTGCCGCGCGCCGCAGCGAGCAGCAGCAGCCGCCGGCCGCGGCGGCGGAGGAGGAGGAGGCCGCTCAGCGTCTGGATCTGCCCGGCAGCCGTCTGCAGTGGTGGCACCGGGCGGCGGAGCAGCTGGGTGTCGATTTCGAGCAGTGGGTGACGGCGACGCTGGACAGCGCGGCCGCGACCGCGCTGCGGGACCCGGACGCACCCGGCGACCACGCAGAGCACCCGCAGCACGGCCAGGACGCCCAGGACGCGCAGCACGCGCAGGACCCGCAGGACGCGTCGGAAGGACAGGACGGGCTTGTGGGGGGCCGGGAGGCGGTGGCCGGGGTCCGGGGTGTCGCGGCACGCGGCCCGGCGGCCGTCTCACCGGCTGTGGCGCCGGGTGGGGGCAGGGGTGAGGGCCGGGAGGGTGCGGCCGGTGGCGGCAGGGCGGTGCGGGTGCGGGCGGTGGCCGTCAGCGCCTGA
- a CDS encoding MbtH family protein yields MSTNPFDDEDGRFHVVVNDEEQHSLWPAFAEVPAGWRVVFGEAARAECLEYVESNWTDLRPRSLREAMAAD; encoded by the coding sequence TTGAGCACGAACCCCTTCGATGACGAGGACGGCCGCTTCCACGTTGTGGTCAACGACGAGGAGCAGCACTCCCTGTGGCCGGCGTTCGCCGAGGTGCCCGCCGGCTGGCGTGTGGTCTTCGGCGAGGCGGCCCGCGCCGAGTGCCTGGAGTACGTCGAGTCGAACTGGACCGACCTGCGCCCGCGGAGCCTGCGCGAAGCCATGGCCGCGGACTGA
- a CDS encoding LmbU family transcriptional regulator, producing MQKSGMVFPQNLSERSWEQIGANLRELVNSSAWWLADWLIYGEATYGWRRYKEAVERTGLDYQTLRNYAWVARRFEHDRRRDSLSFAHHAEVTRLSPPEQDYWLRKAEQQKWSRNELRRAVRASLAVQSGEHAELPESAGDGGQDATTGSPRTAGQGGSKVTTLTIELSVGQLEYCSKAAAAHGLPVDKWVARMLASAERQSA from the coding sequence GTGCAGAAGTCGGGAATGGTCTTCCCGCAGAATCTCTCCGAACGGTCCTGGGAACAGATCGGGGCCAACCTGCGGGAACTGGTGAACTCCTCGGCCTGGTGGCTCGCCGACTGGCTGATCTACGGAGAGGCCACCTACGGGTGGCGGCGCTACAAGGAGGCCGTGGAGCGGACCGGGCTCGACTACCAGACCCTGCGCAACTACGCCTGGGTGGCCCGCCGTTTCGAGCACGACCGGCGGCGCGACAGCCTCAGCTTCGCCCACCACGCCGAGGTGACCCGGCTCTCCCCGCCCGAGCAGGACTACTGGCTGCGCAAGGCGGAACAGCAGAAGTGGTCGCGCAACGAACTGCGCCGCGCGGTGCGCGCCAGCCTCGCCGTGCAGAGCGGAGAGCACGCCGAGCTCCCCGAGTCCGCCGGCGACGGCGGGCAGGACGCCACCACCGGGTCGCCGCGGACGGCCGGGCAGGGCGGGAGCAAGGTCACCACGCTGACCATCGAGCTGTCCGTCGGCCAGCTGGAGTACTGCTCCAAGGCCGCCGCCGCCCACGGACTGCCCGTCGACAAGTGGGTGGCCCGGATGCTGGCGAGCGCCGAACGCCAGAGCGCCTGA